In the genome of Acidobacteriota bacterium, the window CTGTTTCTTAGGTATTTAGATGCTCGTCAATATATCGCTCAGAAGATGGTTGGCCTCTTGTCTTAAATATATGTTTCAAGTCGCTCTTCCTGCTAAGAAAAGAGTTTAAATTAATTTCTTTTATCAAGGGACTTTGTACACTTGTAATTTTTTTGACCATTAAATTTATCTCTGATATAAAAGATAAAGTCTGCTATATGAAAAGAATTTATCAAAAGGAGGTAAAATAAAGATGAAAAGGAATTTTTTAAAAACCTTATTTTTATTCTTTGTATGTATGGCACTTATTTTATTTGGATATGGAACTGAACAAGAAAAGAAGGAAAAAGAGGAAGCACCTATTTCGATAAATCAATGGTTAATAGCTGGTCCAGCATCTCTTCCCCTTCCTGTAGTACTTGGTGAAGGAGCTGAGTTTTCAGTTAAAAACCTTTTTGACCTTGATATCCTTGACCCATTAAGGTTATGGGTTAAAGAAGGAGACAAATTAGAATGGAGCCCAAAAAATATACTTAAATGGAGCATCAAAAATGTAGAAAATGGCAAACTAACTATATCAGCTGAGGGCACAAATCCTCAGGTGGTATTCCTTGCATGTTATTTGGATAGCTCTCGGTGGCAAAAAATTAAAGTAGAGATAGAAACCCATCATCTTTTAAAAGTATTTTTAGATGGAGTTTCAGTTATAACCAGAGATGTATCTTCCAAATCAGATGCGAAGGAGATTGGTAAAGCAACAGGAGAGCTGATGCTTTCGCAAGGAAAACATCGTCTATTTATCACAGCAATCAGGGATCCGAATGGACATCAGGAATGGTCTATAAAAGCTACATTCAAGCCAAAAAAAGAAGAATATTTATCTGTCAGTTTAGCGACAAAGAGGACTTTAACAGAAGACGATATATTTAATTCCCTTAATTTGAGAAGTATATCGATATCGCCGGACGGAAAGGCAGTGGCTTACACAGTAAGCCAGCGTAATCCAAGAACAAAAAAACATGAATACTGGATAGAAATCCGAAAGCTTCCTGATGGAGAAATAGAAAAAGTAATACGGGATACTCAAAATCTCCGGAATCTTCGGTGGTCACCTGATGGAAAGTTTCTCAGTGCCATAGCTCCTGGAACAAAGGATACTTTTGATCTATGGCTGATAGAACGAAAAACTGGCCAGACTCAAATTCTTCTGGATGATGTAAAAGGGTTAAACAATGCAATCTGGTCTCCCACAGGAGAATTCATGGTATATTCAGTAACTGATGAGCCTAAGGAAAAAGAGCAAAAAATCCAGAGAATGACAGGTCTTCAGGATCGCTGGATTCGTTATTGGCCTTATAAGACACATTTATATATGTTAATGATGGAATCAAAAATAAAACGACGTCTTACTGCAGGCACACTTTCCTCCGAGGGGCTTTTCAGTTCTGCTGGGAATCCGATAAGCCCAGATGGAAATAAAATTATTTTTATCAAATCTCAACCAGATTATAAGAATCGTCCTTATTTAAAAACAGAACTCGTGGTGCTTGATATAATGACAAACAAAGCAGAAAAAGTTTTTACCTCAAACTATTCAATAGGTTCAGTGAGTTTTTCTCCTGATGGTAAAAAGATTTATTTTATAGGAGGGCAGTCTATAGGAAATATTAAAAAAGAAAAGGTGCTTTTGAATGATTACGATAGAGACTTATACATTCTAAATCCTGAAACAGGGGAAGTTAAATCTCTGACTGATAAGTTTAATCCTTCTATATACACAGCATTATGGAGGAAAAATGATTCAATTTATTTACTCAGTGAGGATAAGAGTGAAGTTCAGCTGTATAGAACTGACGAAGAAGGAAAACATTTTTATAAACTTAATACCGGTGTTGATGTTGTGAGGGAATTTGATGTTCCACTTAATGGCTCTCGTGTTGTTTATTCTGGAGAATCGATTCAAGCTCCCATTAAACTTTTCACAATGGATGTAAAAAATGAGTCTTCTAAGTTGATTTATGCACCCGATGAAGAACGCTGGTCAGATGTAATTTATGGAAAAATTGAAGATTTCAATTTTAAAAATTCAAGGGGTAATACAATTGAAGGCTGGATTTATTACCCTGTTGATTTTGACCCGAATAAAAAATACCCGTTGATTGTTTACTATTATGGAGGTACCTCTCCAACCATTCGTTCTTTCAACACAAGATTTCTTCAATATGCATCTAATGGATATTTTGTTTATGTTTTGAATCCCAGTGGTGCAACTGGATATGGACCTAAGTTCTCAAATTTTCATGTGAATGATTGGGGTAAAATTGTAACTGAAGAAATCATTTCTGGAGTTACAAATGTTATCAAATCAAAGCCATTTATAGATTCAAAAAGCATAGGAGCGTTTGGTGGAAGCTATGGTGGCTTTATGACAGAAAGTCTGGCGTATAAGACTGGTATGTTCCGTGCTCTTACCTCTTTATACGGAATAAGCAATATAACGAGTTACTGGGGTGCTGGATGGTGGGGATTTCTGTACTCTGGAATTGCTACAGCTGAGAGTTTTCCATGGAATCGGCCAGATATTTATGTTGAAAGGTCTCCGATCTTTCATGCTCACAAGATAAACACTCCTCTTTTACTCCTCCATGGCGATGCTGACATTAATGTGCCAATTACTGAATCAGAACAATTGTATACAGCATTAAAATTATTAGACAAAGAGGTTGAGTTTATAAGGTTTAAAGATGAAGATCATGGAATCAGAGGATCCGATGAAAATCAACGGGCTGTTCCAGAAATCATGATGGCATGGTGGGATAAGTATTTAAAAAATCAACCAGAAGCCTGGGATAACCTCTGGAAAAAACAGGAGAAATAATTGGTGAAATGGAGGCAATAATGAGTGAATTCTTAAAAAAAATTGAAGACTTAACGAATAGAACTGTGCGGAATAATATATGGAGGCAGAGAGAATGCTTTAATCTTATCCCATCTGAAACAACTCCAAGTATTCTGGTTAAGATGTGTGAGATATCTGATCCTGCTGGAAGATATGCTGAACATAGAACGATGAAAGGAAAAGAAATATATTTTTATCAGGGAACTGATTTTATCCGTGATGTAGAAGAGGAAGTGAGAAAGGAGATGATGGAATTTTTTAATTGTTCTCAGGTTGAACTAAGACCGATAAGTGGCCAGATGGCAAATGAGGTGGTTTTTAAGGCAATGGTTAAGTTTGTGAATCGTGATAGAAAAGAAAACGAGCCAATGAGAAAATTAAAGGCTGTTATGAACAATGAACTGACAAAAGGAGGACATCTTAGCTCCCAACCCATGGGAGCTCTTTTTAACTATGTTGAAGAAGATCCTGCCACGGGAAAAGAGAGGGTGATAAATTTTCCTGTAATGAAAGGAAATCCATACAAAATTGATACAGCAAGATTAGCTGAGCATCTTGAGAATGGCAGACCTGAATTAATCGTTTTTGGAAAGAGTATGTTTCTATATAAAGAACCGGTTGAATTTGTTTTTGATTTAGTAAAGGATTGGAATCCACGTCCTGTAATTATGTATGATATGGCCCATGTGCTGGGGTTGTACGGTTTATTTGGAGAGCCCCTGAAAAAAGGAGTTGATGTTGTGACTGGAAGCACTCATAAGACTTTTTTCGGACCTCAGAGGGGGATAATTGTCAGTGACATGGATGAAGATTCTCCCTACAGGAAGCTATGGCTTGAGATTAAAAGTCGTGCATTTCCCGGATCTACAAGCAATCATCACTTAGGAACTCTTTTAGCTCTTTTGATGGCTTCATATGAGATGAATGAATTTAAAGAAGAATACCAGAAGCAAGTAAGAAGAAATGCTAAATCTTTTGCTAAATTACTTAAGGAGAAAGGAATTCAAGTTGAGGGAGATGAGAATGATGGATTTACAGAGACCCATCAGGTGGTGATAAGAGTGAGAAAATATGGAGTTGGAGAGGGTATAGCAAAAAGGCTTGAAGAAAATAATATCATAACAAATTATCAGGCTTTACCTGATGACGAAAGTTTTATTGGATGTTCTGGGATAAGAATGGGGGTCCAGGAGATGACTCGTTTTGGGATGAAAGAAAAGGACTTTGATGTGCTTTCAGGCTTTATTTCAGACGTTGTGATTAAAAATAAAAATGTCAAAACTGAAGTAAAAAAATTCAGAGAGAATTTTTTAGAGATGAAATATTGCTTGCCTCCTGAGGATGCTTTCCATTTGGCTTCTAAAATTTTATCGAGTATATTTCCAGATTTAGAGTATGTAAAATTATTTTATGAAAATTTGAATAAAGTTTATAGCTCATTAAAACAATAAAAAAATGCAAAAAATTGGGGTCAGGTCTCATTTTTTGCATTTTCATTCTATCTGTTCAGGACTGAGAAATTTAAATGCTTTATCCATATCCTGATGACTTGCTACGAGAATTAGAGTATCACCCTCCTTGATTTTAAATTCAGGCGGAGGACTTGTAAATGATTTTTCTCCCCGAACTATTCCTATAACAGTCGCACCTGTTTCCTGCCTGAGATTCAGCTCTTTTAATGATTTTCCTGCTGCCATAGAATCTTTTGATACAAAAAATGTTTCTGCTGTTCCTGCTGTAAGAAGTTCTGTTATCTTTTCCATCGAACGGGCAGTTTTAGAAATTCCTCTCAGCATCCCGTATCTTTCACTCCTGATAATTTTAATCTGAGCATCAATTATATTTCTCGGGATGTGAAATTCTTCAAGAGTTCTTGTGAAGATTTCTATTGAGGTTTCAAATTCCTCTGGAATAACCTGATTCGCTCCTAATCTGTAAAGTTCATCAATTTCTGTTACATATCTTGTTCTGACGATTATATAAATGTTTTTATTGAAGTGCCTTGCAATCTTTACTGCTGTTCTTGTGGTTTTCGGGTCAGAAATGGCAAAGACAATTACTTTTGCTTGTGTGATACCAGAAGCATTCAATATTTCTCTGCTGGAGACATCACCGAATATTATTGGCTCTCCTTCTCTAAGGGCATTTCTCACATTGTCAGGATTTAAATCCAGAATTACATAAGGAATCCCTGTTTCTTTTAGAACCCTTGCAAGGTTCTGTCCATTAAGTCCGTAGCCGGCGATTATAACATGAGTTTTTAAGTCTTTAAGAAATTTCTCCTCGTAATCAGAAGGCTTGAATTTCCAGCGAAATATTTTCTGAGATTTTTCAGCTAAAAAAGGGGAAAGCTGAATCAGAAAAGGAGTGGCAAGTATTGTAAGGATTGATGATGCAATGAAAGCCTGAAAAATCTCTTGGGGAAGAAATCCGTTTGCCTGGCCGACTTTAGCAAGAACAAAAGAAAATTCCCCTATCTGAGCAAGGCTCAAACCTGTAATTAAAGCAATCCTTGAGGTAAATTTCATTATTTTTACTGTAGAAAATACAACAATGCTTTTTATTAAAAATATGGAAAGACTTAAAATTATAATAAAAAATTTCTCTTTCCAGGCGAATCCCAAGTCAAGGAGCATTCCGATAGAAATGAAGAAAATACTGTTAAAAAGGTCTTTGAAAGGCATGATATCTGAAACAACCTGATGAGTGTACTCAGATTCAGATATGATTATTCCTGCAATGAAAGCTCCCAATGCCAGGGAAAAGCCAAATGAAAAAGTTAAAAATGCCATCCCGAGACATAAAAATAATGTGGTTATGATAAAAGCTTCCCTTACTCTTGTCTTGACTATAAAATGGAGAACTTTTGGCATAAGATACCGTGCTATTAAAATTATTCCTCCAACTGCCAGAGCACTTAGAAAAAATCTTGAAAATACATTCACTAAAGAAACTGATATAACTCTGCCAAGAATTGGTGTCAGAACAATCATCGGAACTATTCCAAAGTCTTGAAATAATAGAATACCGAGGGAAATTTTTCCCTGAGGGGAGTCAATTTC includes:
- a CDS encoding S9 family peptidase codes for the protein MKRNFLKTLFLFFVCMALILFGYGTEQEKKEKEEAPISINQWLIAGPASLPLPVVLGEGAEFSVKNLFDLDILDPLRLWVKEGDKLEWSPKNILKWSIKNVENGKLTISAEGTNPQVVFLACYLDSSRWQKIKVEIETHHLLKVFLDGVSVITRDVSSKSDAKEIGKATGELMLSQGKHRLFITAIRDPNGHQEWSIKATFKPKKEEYLSVSLATKRTLTEDDIFNSLNLRSISISPDGKAVAYTVSQRNPRTKKHEYWIEIRKLPDGEIEKVIRDTQNLRNLRWSPDGKFLSAIAPGTKDTFDLWLIERKTGQTQILLDDVKGLNNAIWSPTGEFMVYSVTDEPKEKEQKIQRMTGLQDRWIRYWPYKTHLYMLMMESKIKRRLTAGTLSSEGLFSSAGNPISPDGNKIIFIKSQPDYKNRPYLKTELVVLDIMTNKAEKVFTSNYSIGSVSFSPDGKKIYFIGGQSIGNIKKEKVLLNDYDRDLYILNPETGEVKSLTDKFNPSIYTALWRKNDSIYLLSEDKSEVQLYRTDEEGKHFYKLNTGVDVVREFDVPLNGSRVVYSGESIQAPIKLFTMDVKNESSKLIYAPDEERWSDVIYGKIEDFNFKNSRGNTIEGWIYYPVDFDPNKKYPLIVYYYGGTSPTIRSFNTRFLQYASNGYFVYVLNPSGATGYGPKFSNFHVNDWGKIVTEEIISGVTNVIKSKPFIDSKSIGAFGGSYGGFMTESLAYKTGMFRALTSLYGISNITSYWGAGWWGFLYSGIATAESFPWNRPDIYVERSPIFHAHKINTPLLLLHGDADINVPITESEQLYTALKLLDKEVEFIRFKDEDHGIRGSDENQRAVPEIMMAWWDKYLKNQPEAWDNLWKKQEK
- a CDS encoding cation:proton antiporter — encoded protein: MDVPILKESVIILAASIVIFFISHKLKLPAVGGFLSTGILIGPSGLRLIKDAHRIDALAEIGVVMLLFTIGIEFSLERLKQIKKNFLMGGGLQVLITTFMVLIILQFFHFSVYEGIFYGFLISLSSTAVVLKIYSDRAEIDSPQGKISLGILLFQDFGIVPMIVLTPILGRVISVSLVNVFSRFFLSALAVGGIILIARYLMPKVLHFIVKTRVREAFIITTLFLCLGMAFLTFSFGFSLALGAFIAGIIISESEYTHQVVSDIMPFKDLFNSIFFISIGMLLDLGFAWKEKFFIIILSLSIFLIKSIVVFSTVKIMKFTSRIALITGLSLAQIGEFSFVLAKVGQANGFLPQEIFQAFIASSILTILATPFLIQLSPFLAEKSQKIFRWKFKPSDYEEKFLKDLKTHVIIAGYGLNGQNLARVLKETGIPYVILDLNPDNVRNALREGEPIIFGDVSSREILNASGITQAKVIVFAISDPKTTRTAVKIARHFNKNIYIIVRTRYVTEIDELYRLGANQVIPEEFETSIEIFTRTLEEFHIPRNIIDAQIKIIRSERYGMLRGISKTARSMEKITELLTAGTAETFFVSKDSMAAGKSLKELNLRQETGATVIGIVRGEKSFTSPPPEFKIKEGDTLILVASHQDMDKAFKFLSPEQIE